The proteins below come from a single Mesobacillus jeotgali genomic window:
- the rlmH gene encoding 23S rRNA (pseudouridine(1915)-N(3))-methyltransferase RlmH gives MNISIVTVGKLKEKYLKQGIEEYLKRLGSYAKVEVIEVPDEKAPEELSDTEMIQVKQKEGERILAKIGQDTFVIALAINGKLKSSEELADTLDKLATYGKSKVAFVIGGSLGLSDEVLKRADEQLSFSKMTFPHQLMRLILVEQIYRAYRINRGEPYHK, from the coding sequence GTGAATATCTCAATCGTGACGGTTGGCAAATTGAAAGAAAAATACCTGAAACAAGGTATTGAGGAATATTTAAAACGGCTGGGAAGCTATGCAAAAGTGGAGGTCATCGAGGTGCCTGATGAAAAAGCACCTGAGGAATTAAGCGATACTGAAATGATCCAGGTCAAACAAAAAGAAGGCGAACGGATACTCGCGAAAATTGGCCAGGATACATTTGTTATCGCTTTAGCTATTAATGGAAAACTCAAATCATCAGAAGAGCTCGCAGATACCCTCGATAAACTGGCGACGTACGGAAAAAGCAAAGTCGCTTTCGTTATCGGAGGATCTCTGGGACTGAGTGATGAAGTCCTAAAGAGGGCAGATGAACAGCTAAGCTTTTCGAAGATGACCTTCCCGCACCAGCTGATGCGGCTGATCCTCGTTGAGCAAATTTATCGGGCTTACAGGATAAACCGTGGGGAACCGTACCATAAATAA
- a CDS encoding phospholipase D family protein, translating into MSISFLDKDFGLTFFSLLDSAQQQVRIISPFIGFKTAKALTENIGDLDNKVECTLITRFDREDFINRASSITGLELLINAGVNVYALQELHTKLYIFDKESVIMGSANFTFNGFYKNHEFGIFMEDEILFSEECINYFECLLSEIKESGDWIVTKEKIAEEKRICDKIVAQRAFDQKKPGKNSFPVVNQPNPVKWGAKLPSHDSQPKEGSISDFIEEILNSKGLEEKIREQNTGIWLKFEGNSENRIPNNLTFLERRRKEHFKRTFFPKAPSGIKSGQTLFMTMVTNDIDGNGTPIIVGYARTSGYKKENVIHGNAPFNTVDHGRYPYFVELEEGRFLKGPIKYGISLRELARELNTDLYPNHKDNFNKIIYTHSKSHIYK; encoded by the coding sequence GTGTCAATTAGCTTTTTAGACAAAGATTTTGGGTTGACATTCTTTTCGTTATTAGATTCTGCTCAGCAGCAAGTTCGAATAATTTCACCCTTTATTGGATTTAAAACAGCAAAAGCATTAACAGAGAATATTGGAGATCTTGACAATAAAGTTGAATGTACATTAATAACACGATTCGACAGAGAAGATTTTATTAATAGAGCAAGTAGTATTACTGGATTAGAACTTCTCATTAATGCTGGAGTAAATGTATATGCTCTACAAGAACTTCATACTAAACTCTATATATTCGATAAGGAATCCGTAATCATGGGATCTGCTAACTTTACTTTTAATGGATTTTATAAGAATCATGAGTTTGGAATTTTTATGGAAGACGAAATACTATTTAGTGAAGAATGTATTAATTACTTTGAATGTTTACTAAGCGAGATAAAGGAGTCAGGAGATTGGATAGTAACAAAAGAGAAGATTGCAGAGGAAAAAAGAATATGTGATAAGATTGTTGCCCAAAGAGCTTTTGATCAAAAGAAACCTGGTAAAAACTCCTTCCCAGTAGTTAATCAACCTAATCCTGTAAAATGGGGTGCAAAACTGCCTTCCCATGACTCCCAACCCAAAGAAGGTAGCATCTCAGACTTTATTGAAGAAATACTAAATAGTAAAGGTTTGGAAGAAAAGATAAGGGAGCAAAATACAGGAATTTGGCTAAAGTTTGAAGGTAACAGTGAAAATCGTATTCCAAATAATCTAACCTTTCTAGAAAGGAGAAGAAAGGAGCATTTTAAACGTACTTTTTTCCCAAAAGCGCCTTCTGGTATAAAAAGTGGGCAAACTTTATTTATGACAATGGTTACTAATGATATTGATGGTAATGGAACTCCTATTATAGTCGGATATGCAAGAACATCAGGTTATAAAAAGGAAAATGTTATTCACGGAAATGCTCCTTTTAATACAGTTGATCATGGAAGATATCCATATTTTGTTGAGTTGGAGGAAGGTCGATTTTTAAAAGGTCCTATAAAGTATGGTATTTCACTAAGAGAACTTGCCAGAGAGCTAAATACAGATTTATATCCTAATCATAAAGATAACTTTAATAAGATAATATATACACACAGCAAAAGTCACATATACAAATAA
- a CDS encoding CxxH/CxxC protein, whose product MSFMKYCCGEHVELALDEAVDEFETAPQLTKLEAVDKSEFVCGYCGQPAIYIVANE is encoded by the coding sequence ATGAGTTTTATGAAGTATTGCTGCGGTGAACATGTAGAATTGGCGCTGGATGAAGCGGTCGATGAGTTTGAAACTGCACCTCAATTAACAAAGTTGGAAGCTGTTGATAAGTCCGAGTTTGTCTGTGGATACTGTGGACAACCTGCTATATATATTGTGGCGAACGAATGA